From a region of the Falco peregrinus isolate bFalPer1 chromosome 5, bFalPer1.pri, whole genome shotgun sequence genome:
- the EMC3 gene encoding ER membrane protein complex subunit 3 — MSEPELLLDSNIRLWVVLPIVFITFFVGMIRHYVSILLQSDKRLTQEQVSDSQVLIRSRVLRENGKYIPKQSFLTRKYFFNNPEDGFFKKTKRKVVPPSPMTDPTMLTDMMKGNVTNVLPMILIGGWINMTFSGFVTTKVPFPLTLRFKPMLQQGIELLTLDASWVSSASWYFLNVFGLRSIYTLILGQDNAADQSRVMQEQMTGAAMAMPADTNKAFKTEWEALELTDHQWALEDVEEELMAKDLHFEGMFKEELQTSIF, encoded by the exons ATGAGCGAGCCCGAGCTGCTGCTGGACTCCAACATCCGCCTGTGGGTGGTGCTGCCCATCGTCTTCATCACCTTCTTCGTGGGCATGATCCGGCACTACGTCTCCATCCTCCTCCAGAGCGACAAGAGGCTCACGCAGGAGCAGGTGTCCGACAG CCAAGTCCTGATTCGGAGCAGAGTCCTTcgggaaaatggaaaatacattcCAAAACAG tctttcctgacccggaaatatttttttaataacccaGAGGATGGATTTTTTAAGAAAACGAAAAGAAAGGTAGTGCCTCCTTCACCCATGACAG ATCCTACCATGTTGACAGATATGATGAAAGGGAATGTAACCAACGTTCTGCCTATGATCCTCATCGGTGGTTGGATCAACATGACATTTTCAGGATTTGTCACAA CAAAGGTCCCATTTCCTCTGACGCTGCGTTTTAAAccaatgctgcagcagggaattGAACTGCTCACTTTAGATGCATCCTG GGTGAGCTCTGCTTCCTGGTACTTCTTGAATGTGTTTGGACTCAGAAGCATTTATACTCTCATCCTGGGCCAAGATAATG CTGCAGATCAGTCCAGGGTGATGCAAGAACAAATGACAGGAGCAGCAATGGCCATGCCAGCAGACACTAACAAAGCATTTAAG ACGGAATGGGAAGCTTTAGAATTGACTGATCATCAGTGGGCCTTAGAAGATGTAGAAGAAGAGCTCATGGCAAAAGACCTCCATTTTGAAGGCATGTTTAAGGAAGAACTTCAGACCTCCATCTTCTGA